In Styela clava chromosome 14, kaStyClav1.hap1.2, whole genome shotgun sequence, the following are encoded in one genomic region:
- the LOC120341468 gene encoding uncharacterized protein LOC120341468 yields MFSLWLVLDGNFKCMIIFIIVQSRRLMASSLVCISSSPSSFSVTWDRVHGAEYYVISWYSVTEYEKFLQVSGENFRDVILDEYEDNLTKYYGLDYEIAFEAVAQSLDLNFYGYVTKLNDDVRRLDVTSQSQNTTYNIAIRSVTKSKAIVMILKCNVTTAVEGENIATTTESLETTPGIEELDPFFLYIIIPITLLILFYITLLGILINRRWRLKILRIKTPVRAITRSTEYSATDSSNCSSSPSFTHMRSTDGSTGATLKKRKGFREGVFKHYVVTPPELFVPSSPSFHLPTRNDDVMRKYEMDEDDEDDPFDRLHHRHSLTTVTEESDSCGEVADDQRRYARFSAKTFDSRLTSRECSFVTYESWTPGSRERMRQRNSQRYQLPITPWTPSKRDAWTAGSSGISDFTEERRSSVYWLSDDETDYSLKETSDDFRYSTYNEGRHMHRSMKRRQKIERRKRRVVPSVLHVEPLLNPPDDVIKRSEDGTKMFAYSMMNKRTINAERIRKATPAVNQRLKIAYQSPHVHPEPIPQRSRLRATKSTRNICIV; encoded by the exons ATGTTTTCACTGTGGCTTGTATTAGACGGAAATTTCAAGTGCATGATAATTTTCATAATAG TTCAAAGTCGTCGTTTGATGGCATCCAGCCTAGTTTGCATTTCCTCTTCTCCATCTTCATTTTCCGTGACCTGGGACAGAGTTCACGGCGCAGAATATTACGTTATATCATGGTACAGTGTGACAGAATACGAGAAATTTCTTCAAGTTTCAGGCGAAAATTTTCGCGATGTTATTCTTGATGAATATGAAGACAATCTAACAAA GTACTACGGACTAGACTACGAGATTGCGTTTGAGGCTGTAGCTCAATCCTTGGATTTGAATTTCTATGGATACGTCACAAAATTGAATGATGACGTTCGACGACTAGATGTTACGTCACAAAGTCAAAATACGACGTACAACATTGCCATCAGATCTGTAACAAAATCGAAGGCGATTGTaatgattttgaaatgtaaTGTCACCACTGCCGTCGAAGGAG aaaatattgCAACAACAACGGAATCTTTGGAGACAACTCCCGGAATTGAAGAGTTGGATCCCTTTTTTCTTTACATAATCATTCCTATAACattactgattttattttacatCACTTTGCTGGGAATACTA ataaatCGAAGGTGGAGATTGAAGATACTCCGCATAAAAACTCCAGTTCGAGCAATAACCAGATCAACAGAATATTCTGCGACTGATTCATCCAATTGTAGTTCTAGTCCATCATTCACGCACATGAGAAGTACCGATGGAAGTACTGG GGCAACATTAAAAAAGAGAAAAGGGTTTCGAGAAGGCGTTTTCAAGCACTATGTCGTCACCCCGCCAGAATTATTTGTTCCATCATCTCCGTCTTTCCATCTGCCTACCAGGAATGATGATGTCATGCGGAAATATGAAATGGACGAGGATGATGAAGATGATCCCTTTGATCGTTTGCATCACCG ACATTCGCTAACAACGGTTACCGAGGAGTCCGATAGTTGTGGTGAGGTGGCGGATGACCAAAGACGATACGCAAGATTTTCCGCCAAAACATTTGACTCAAGGCTGACATCTCGCGAATGTAGTTTTGTAACATACGAATCATGGACTCCTGGTTCGAGAGAGCGAATGAGACAGAGAAATTCACAACGATATCAGCTACCTATTACTCCCTGGACGCCCAGCAAACGAGACGCTTGGACTGCTGG atCTAGTGGAATCTCAGATTTTACTGAAGAAAGAAGATCAAGTGTATATTGGCTTTCAGACGATGAAACAGATTATTCACTAAAAGAGACAAGCGATGATTTTAGGTATTCAACTTATAACGAAGGAAGACATATGCACAGAAGTATGAAGCGCCGACAAAAG ATCGAAAGACGAAAAAGGCGAGTTGTTCCTTCCGTTCTCCACGTCGAACCCCTACTTAATCCACCCGATGACGTCATAAAGAGATCTGAGGATGGGACCAAGATGTTTGCATATAGTATGATGAACAAAAGAACAATAAATGCGGAAAGGATAAGAAAGGCAACCCCAGCTGTCAATCAGAGATTGAAG ATCGCATACCAGTCACCACATGTTCACCCCGAACCGATACCTCAAAGATCAAGACTAAGAGCAACAAAATCTACCCGGAATATTTGCATTGTTTGA
- the LOC120340776 gene encoding uncharacterized protein LOC120340776: protein MTPYLKRRNMANAKFVVYQVVFVIAFAAICQSAIMGVDPTLYEDSLEELERMYFPERYEAMKEDYTIPILGDLNADVIHENTRGFKNPFVIKRDDDEEKRGKNDQAKHFYKSPFVLKRNQYQMPLILKERFKNPFAFRSVIPDVRAMYQNPSIFRRLAEEMNAVGQDDGTY from the exons ATGACTCCATATTTAAAAAGGCGGAACATGGCCAATGCAAAATTTGTCGTTTATCAAGTAGTATTCGTAATTGCATTTGCAGCTATATGTCAAAGTGCTATCATGG GGGTGGATCCAACATTATACGAAGATTCACTGGAAGAACTAGAGAGAATG tattttcctGAAAGATACGAAGCAATGAAGGAAGACTATACTATCCCAATTCTTGGAGACCTGAATGCTGACGTAATACATGAGAATACAAGAGGGTTCAAGAATCCGTTTGTCATTAAGAGAGATGACGATGAG GAGAAACGTGGAAAAAACGACCAGGCAAAACATTTCTACAAGAGTCCGTTCGTTCTCAAGAGAAATCAATATCAG ATGCCTCTGATCTTGAAGGAAAGATTCAAGAATCCATTTGCATTCAGAAGCGTCATACCAGATGTTAGAGCAATGTATCAGAATCCTTCTATTTTCAGACGCCTCGCCGAG GAAATGAACGCCGTTGGACAGGATGACGGAACATACTAG